The genomic stretch AGAACCTCTAAACCGCGAAGTAATTCAAGTTTTCCAAGATAATTTTGATATTAAAGTTCGCGACGGCTACGGTCAAACGGAGAGTACACTGTTGATTGGGACACTGGTTGATACGCCGATTCGCCCTGGTTCGATGGGCAAACCAATTATGCCTGAATACATGGCGATTATTGATGCTGAAGGAAATCCAGTTGGTGTCGGTGAAATTGGTGATATCGCGATGCGTAGAGATTTCCCAGCACTTTTCAAAGAGTACTATAAAGAACCAGAACGTTTGCAAAAAGCGATTCGCGGTGATTATTTCGTTTCTGGTGACCGCGCTATCCGCGATGAAGATAATTATTACTGGTTCCAAGGCCGGAATGACGATATTATTATTAGCTCTGGTTACACGATTGGACCGTTCGAAGTAGAGGACGCGCTCACACATCATCCAGCCGTAAAAGAAGTCGCTGTTGTCGCAAGTCCTGACGAAATCCGCGGTACGGTCGTAAAAGCATTTATCGTCTTAAAGGATGGTTACGAGGGCACGGAAGATCTTGTGCATGAATTACAAACATTCACGAAAGAACAAACCGCTCCGTATAAGTATCCGCGCCGGATTGAGTTTGTTGAGGCATTACCGAAAACTGATTCTGGTAAAATTCGCCGCGTTGAGTTGCGTGATGCGGAGTTTGCTAGTGTGCATGGATAATCAAAAACCCAGCCTTCCTGAATAGAAGGTTGGGTTTTCTTTTAAATATTCAACTCACTCGCCGCTTCCTCGTCCAGCACCACTGTAAAATTAGGGTGTAACTGGAAAATCGAGCTTGGAATGTCTTCTGTCACTGGGCCTTGTAGGGCTTTTTTGATAATCGCTGCTTTTTTCTTGCCGTTTGCGAATAGGATGACTTCTTTTGCGTGCATGACGCTTTTTGGTCCCATTGTTACGTAGTATTCGGGGACTTTTTCCACGTCGCCGCCAACTTCTCCGAGCAAAATATCGAACATATCTGGGCGTGATTGAACGGAAACAAGTCGGGTTTCATCGCCGAATTTGGTTACGCCAGGTAAGTTCCCGCAGAAGTGACCATCTTCACCAATCCCGATTAAAATCGCGTCCAAA from Listeria monocytogenes ATCC 19117 encodes the following:
- a CDS encoding glucosamine-6-phosphate deaminase; the protein is MKIIVEKDYENMSKTTMQLLLGKMYQDKLVHLAITAGSTPKRMYELIVEEMKEKAPLTNVSYYNFDEIPIGDEKYGVTIANLKAMYFDPAGIPEEQIHMLDTKNYTDHEAHLKAVGGLDAILIGIGEDGHFCGNLPGVTKFGDETRLVSVQSRPDMFDILLGEVGGDVEKVPEYYVTMGPKSVMHAKEVILFANGKKKAAIIKKALQGPVTEDIPSSIFQLHPNFTVVLDEEAASELNI